From the Ruminiclostridium josui JCM 17888 genome, one window contains:
- a CDS encoding DUF2156 domain-containing protein — protein MLQTILIDKDISINDKECFDKYFETADVLASEMTFTNFFMWKDYYKIRFRIINDFLCIMSVRDNLTPFCFFPVGDYKKGEELKKTIYTIKEYFDSEGWKLIFSRVTKQQMGILDELGIEYNATEDRDNADYVYTVKSLSTLAGKKLDGKRNHINKFKKLYSYEYEKISPLNIKDCKNIVEKWYSQRGQDNESLTHERTANYQLLDNYGLLGLKGALIRVNGEAEAFTVGEQLNKNTAVIHVEKANPGIHGIYTVINQQFINNEWLHMEYVNREQDLGIPGLRKAKLSYNPDHLIEKYTIEVS, from the coding sequence ATGTTGCAAACTATTTTAATAGATAAAGATATATCTATTAACGACAAAGAGTGTTTCGATAAATATTTTGAAACAGCTGATGTCCTTGCATCTGAAATGACTTTTACAAACTTTTTCATGTGGAAGGATTACTATAAAATAAGATTCAGAATAATAAATGATTTTTTATGCATAATGTCAGTAAGGGATAATTTAACTCCTTTTTGCTTCTTCCCAGTAGGAGACTATAAAAAAGGAGAAGAATTAAAAAAGACTATATATACAATAAAGGAGTATTTTGATTCAGAAGGATGGAAATTAATTTTTTCAAGAGTCACTAAACAACAAATGGGAATTCTTGATGAACTTGGAATAGAGTATAACGCTACAGAAGATAGAGACAATGCCGATTATGTATATACTGTGAAAAGTTTGTCAACATTAGCCGGAAAGAAGCTTGACGGCAAGAGAAACCATATTAACAAGTTCAAGAAACTCTACAGTTATGAGTATGAGAAAATATCACCATTAAATATAAAAGACTGTAAGAACATTGTAGAAAAATGGTACAGCCAGAGAGGTCAAGATAATGAAAGCCTTACTCATGAAAGAACAGCAAACTATCAGCTCCTTGACAACTATGGATTACTTGGGCTAAAAGGTGCATTAATCAGGGTTAATGGCGAAGCAGAGGCTTTTACGGTTGGGGAACAGCTTAATAAAAATACAGCAGTTATTCACGTCGAAAAGGCAAACCCTGGAATTCACGGTATTTATACAGTAATAAATCAGCAGTTTATAAACAATGAATGGCTCCATATGGAATATGTAAACAGAGAACAAGATCTGGGAATTCCAGGATTAAGAAAGGCAAAATTATCCTATAATCCTGATCATTTAATAGAAAAATATACAATAGAAGTTTCCTAA